The Saprospiraceae bacterium genome includes a window with the following:
- the obgE gene encoding GTPase ObgE, with product MAEQNFVDYVKICCRSGAGGAGSVHFFRDKMNSKGGPDGGDGGRGGHIILKGNSHMWTLLPLKYKKHVIASAGTNGSGGNSSGAYGSDVILDVPLGTVAKDAETGDVMFEITKHGQTVILLSGGRGGQGNAHYKSSTNRSPEYAQTGDPGKEEWKILELKVLADVGLVGFPNAGKSSLLASITAAKPEIANYPFTTLVPNLGIVKYRDHKSFIMADIPGIIENAHEGKGLGLRFLRHIERNSVLLFMVPADTEDISAEYYILLNELKMYNPELEDKPRLLAITKTDLIDSEIVGWLKKEIKVDIPYQFISSVTRFGLIELKDTLWKMMNEGIHSEDEE from the coding sequence ATGGCAGAACAGAATTTTGTAGATTATGTAAAAATATGCTGTCGCTCAGGTGCCGGCGGAGCTGGCTCTGTCCATTTTTTCAGAGATAAAATGAATAGTAAGGGTGGTCCGGATGGCGGAGATGGTGGCAGAGGAGGACACATTATTCTGAAAGGCAATTCTCACATGTGGACGCTGCTCCCACTCAAGTATAAAAAACATGTCATTGCATCAGCCGGTACAAACGGAAGCGGCGGTAACAGCAGCGGAGCTTATGGTTCTGATGTAATTCTGGATGTACCCCTCGGAACAGTAGCTAAAGATGCTGAAACCGGTGATGTCATGTTTGAAATTACGAAACATGGTCAAACCGTGATACTTCTATCAGGCGGACGTGGTGGTCAGGGAAATGCACATTACAAATCCTCCACCAACAGAAGTCCTGAATACGCACAAACAGGTGATCCCGGAAAAGAGGAATGGAAAATTCTGGAGCTGAAAGTCCTTGCAGATGTGGGCTTAGTTGGGTTCCCGAATGCCGGAAAAAGCAGTTTATTGGCTTCCATAACTGCCGCTAAACCTGAAATAGCAAATTATCCATTTACAACTTTGGTCCCTAATCTGGGTATTGTAAAATACAGAGACCACAAGTCTTTTATTATGGCCGATATACCCGGCATTATCGAAAACGCTCATGAAGGAAAGGGGCTTGGACTGCGTTTTCTCAGACATATAGAAAGAAATTCCGTCCTTTTGTTTATGGTTCCGGCAGATACTGAAGATATCTCTGCCGAGTATTATATTCTCTTGAATGAATTGAAAATGTATAATCCTGAGCTTGAAGATAAACCCCGACTTCTCGCCATCACAAAAACAGACCTGATCGATAGTGAAATAGTCGGATGGTTGAAAAAAGAAATTAAAGTCGATATTCCTTATCAATTTATCTCATCGGTGACCAGATTTGGTCTTATAGAATTAAAGGATACGCTTTGGAAAATGATGAATGAAGGCATACATTCGGAAGATGAAGAATAA
- a CDS encoding adenylate kinase — protein MLNVILFGPPGSGKGTQAALLVERYGLLHISTGDLFRHEMSNKTPLGLQAKEYMAKGQLVPDEVTIGMLKNKVNAHPEAKGIIFDGFPRNIFQASELDKFLNEKSTEVSILLSLDVPDDEIVTRILNRGISSGRADDNDESIIRKRIEVYRNETSPVFEYYAKSGKSKLIDGLGSVEEILDRLCFELDKV, from the coding sequence ATGTTGAATGTAATATTATTTGGCCCGCCCGGCTCAGGTAAAGGCACGCAGGCTGCCTTATTAGTAGAAAGGTATGGTCTTTTGCACATTTCCACCGGTGATCTTTTCAGGCACGAAATGAGTAACAAAACTCCATTAGGACTTCAAGCCAAAGAATATATGGCAAAAGGTCAGCTTGTCCCTGATGAAGTCACAATAGGAATGCTAAAAAATAAAGTCAACGCTCATCCTGAAGCCAAAGGAATTATATTTGATGGCTTCCCGAGAAATATTTTTCAGGCTTCGGAACTCGATAAATTTCTGAATGAAAAAAGTACAGAAGTTTCAATATTATTATCTTTGGATGTACCTGATGATGAAATTGTGACCAGAATACTGAACAGAGGCATATCTTCCGGTCGGGCAGATGACAATGATGAAAGTATTATCCGCAAAAGAATCGAAGTATATCGCAATGAAACTTCACCGGTATTCGAATATTATGCTAAAAGCGGCAAGTCGAAGTTGATTGATGGCTTAGGTTCTGTCGAAGAAATCTTGGATAGATTGTGTTTTGAGCTGGATAAAGTGTAA
- a CDS encoding C40 family peptidase, with the protein MLELTKNRTNIFLSALIFVVLFSSCNSSNYGSRTARFTKHDRKEKSSDRHKERKYVYSESTRSEKAVSVTKPELLKRDEIVLSALNLTGRDYRPGGKTPESGFDCSGFTSYIFRMHGFNITGSSDQQAKLGRQKNKSTLEPGDLVFFGNEDRISHVGIVASHKNNELEIVHSTTSAGVKIDNISKSDYWQSRFLFGVDIISGSKDFQ; encoded by the coding sequence ATGTTAGAATTAACCAAAAATCGTACAAACATCTTTTTAAGTGCCTTAATTTTCGTTGTATTGTTCAGTTCGTGCAATTCGTCCAATTATGGTTCACGGACAGCCCGATTTACAAAGCATGACCGGAAGGAAAAATCTTCGGACAGACACAAGGAACGAAAATATGTCTATTCCGAATCCACCAGATCAGAAAAAGCAGTTTCAGTTACAAAACCTGAGCTGTTGAAAAGGGATGAAATAGTACTAAGTGCACTCAATCTTACCGGACGTGATTACAGACCGGGTGGTAAAACACCTGAATCAGGGTTTGATTGTTCCGGCTTTACTTCCTATATTTTCAGAATGCATGGTTTCAATATCACCGGATCTTCTGATCAACAGGCCAAACTGGGCCGTCAAAAAAATAAATCGACATTGGAACCCGGTGATCTGGTCTTTTTCGGAAACGAAGATAGAATATCACATGTTGGAATTGTCGCCAGTCACAAAAACAATGAACTTGAGATAGTTCACAGTACTACTTCTGCCGGTGTCAAGATTGACAACATCAGTAAGTCAGATTACTGGCAATCAAGATTCCTTTTTGGGGTAGATATAATCTCTGGTTCGAAGGATTTTCAGTAA
- a CDS encoding Crp/Fnr family transcriptional regulator has translation MEQLIALAEKEIIVGRNSFLKLEGTVDTNIYFIESGSLRIYMLNEGEEQIIRFGYKSDFIVSLDSFLTGKVSEFYIQAIKKSVVKVIPKSVFDNFLQENEQHKILWLKILEDLIVQQIEREKDLLYTSPKARYERVVNRSPRLFQEIPGKHIANYLRMSPETLSRLKKS, from the coding sequence ATGGAGCAGCTTATTGCACTTGCAGAAAAGGAGATTATTGTTGGAAGAAATTCTTTTTTGAAACTTGAAGGTACTGTTGATACGAATATTTATTTTATTGAATCAGGTAGTTTGAGAATATATATGCTCAATGAAGGAGAAGAACAAATCATCCGATTTGGGTATAAAAGTGATTTTATTGTTTCATTGGACTCATTTCTAACTGGCAAGGTTTCTGAATTTTATATACAAGCCATTAAAAAGAGTGTTGTAAAAGTTATACCGAAAAGTGTATTTGATAACTTTTTGCAGGAAAATGAACAACATAAAATATTGTGGTTAAAAATTCTTGAAGATTTAATTGTCCAACAGATCGAGCGGGAAAAGGATTTACTTTACACTTCTCCGAAAGCCCGCTATGAAAGAGTAGTAAACAGATCTCCCCGATTATTTCAGGAAATTCCCGGAAAACATATAGCCAATTATCTGCGAATGAGTCCCGAGACACTATCCCGTCTGAAAAAGTCTTGA
- a CDS encoding DinB family protein: MKVESGTLLTELKRETIQNAEFARSLKNLNDQQLNFRENPEKWSILECLEHLNLYGDYYIPAIKKAIQNSNSSTDEFFECGLLGNYFANTMLPKQKLNKMKTFKDKNPLNIDLDRNVIERFMQQQHTLIDLLEKSESISLNKVRINISISRWIKLKLGDTFRFVINHNIRHIRQIQDIADKLNISPISIK, translated from the coding sequence ATGAAAGTTGAATCCGGTACTTTACTCACTGAATTGAAAAGAGAAACTATTCAAAATGCAGAATTTGCCAGATCTCTCAAAAATCTGAATGATCAGCAATTAAATTTCAGAGAAAATCCGGAAAAGTGGAGCATTCTGGAGTGTTTGGAACATTTGAATCTTTATGGCGATTACTATATTCCTGCCATCAAAAAAGCCATTCAAAATTCGAATTCTTCAACAGATGAATTCTTTGAATGTGGTTTGTTAGGAAATTATTTTGCAAATACAATGCTCCCAAAACAAAAGCTTAATAAAATGAAGACCTTTAAGGACAAAAATCCTTTGAATATTGATCTGGATAGAAATGTTATAGAACGGTTTATGCAACAACAGCATACATTAATTGACCTTCTTGAAAAATCTGAAAGCATCAGTCTGAATAAAGTCAGGATTAATATTTCTATCTCAAGGTGGATAAAGTTGAAGCTTGGAGATACATTCAGATTTGTCATCAATCATAACATACGTCATATCAGACAGATACAGGATATTGCTGACAAATTGAACATAAGTCCAATTAGTATAAAGTAG
- the murB gene encoding UDP-N-acetylmuramate dehydrogenase, with product MFVNPDKSLHNYNSFGLHAVAHEIVHIYKKKDIPDLISKGLNDYKILGGGSNILLTCDQNCTILKNEIKGIKVIDENENEVLVQVGAGESWHQLVMWSLSHQLGGLENLSLIPGSVGAAPMQNIGAYGVEQEKVFHSLTAIDMKTSAETIFYKDECKFGYRESIFKNEYKNQYFITHVSYKLSKKNHKLSLEYGAIQSVLSQKGIINPDVKAVSDAVIEIRKSKLPDPAIIGNAGSFFKNPVISQSHFEKLKIIYPDISFYPQIDDTVKIPAGWLIEKAGFKGIRKGNIGVHKDQALVLVNYGGGSGDDILQLAKEIQNKVEIMYEIKLHPEVNIW from the coding sequence ATGTTTGTAAATCCGGATAAGTCTCTGCACAATTATAATTCTTTTGGTCTTCATGCTGTTGCTCATGAAATAGTGCATATCTATAAAAAAAAGGATATTCCGGATTTAATCTCAAAAGGACTGAATGATTACAAAATACTTGGTGGTGGGAGCAATATCTTACTTACCTGCGACCAGAATTGTACTATTTTAAAAAATGAAATAAAAGGAATAAAAGTCATTGATGAAAATGAAAATGAAGTACTCGTTCAGGTAGGTGCAGGAGAATCCTGGCACCAACTGGTAATGTGGTCCCTTTCCCATCAGTTGGGAGGACTCGAAAATTTATCTTTGATACCCGGAAGTGTCGGCGCTGCACCTATGCAAAATATTGGTGCTTACGGCGTTGAACAGGAAAAAGTGTTTCATAGTCTGACAGCAATTGATATGAAAACATCTGCAGAAACAATATTTTATAAAGATGAATGTAAATTCGGGTATCGTGAAAGTATCTTTAAAAATGAGTATAAAAATCAATATTTTATCACTCACGTAAGTTATAAGTTATCCAAAAAAAATCATAAACTTTCGCTGGAATATGGAGCAATCCAGTCCGTATTGTCACAAAAAGGAATAATAAACCCTGATGTAAAAGCAGTAAGTGATGCTGTCATTGAGATCAGAAAGTCCAAACTTCCCGACCCGGCAATTATTGGAAACGCAGGAAGCTTCTTTAAAAATCCTGTGATCAGTCAATCTCATTTTGAAAAATTAAAGATAATCTATCCAGATATTAGCTTTTATCCGCAAATTGATGATACAGTCAAAATTCCTGCCGGATGGCTGATTGAAAAGGCGGGATTTAAAGGAATCCGAAAGGGAAATATCGGTGTCCATAAAGATCAGGCTTTAGTCCTGGTAAATTATGGTGGCGGATCCGGTGACGATATTCTTCAATTAGCAAAAGAAATTCAAAATAAAGTAGAAATAATGTATGAAATCAAACTGCATCCTGAAGTAAATATCTGGTGA
- a CDS encoding MCP four helix bundle domain-containing protein, translated as MKWAYSIHQKHKAAFFTLIILTAVISVNMINNKQINQLGNSMNEFYEDRLVAESYIFRISELLFQKKLSAENCRFQDVSVFEIAQNEQLNLEMQDMFIQYELTRLTKQEAVTYNNFKQTFSELDDLGKRFYKPVPTEEKSALKNKFDLSYEKALVQLKQLSEIQLSEGRSLNASSNRIMAHNSFLTNFELLLVIIIAAFLFNLLFASKSLITRPVSNAQLN; from the coding sequence ATGAAATGGGCGTATTCGATTCACCAGAAACATAAAGCAGCATTTTTTACTTTAATTATTCTAACCGCTGTGATATCTGTAAACATGATAAATAATAAACAGATCAATCAACTGGGGAATTCCATGAATGAATTTTATGAAGACCGGTTGGTAGCAGAAAGTTATATTTTCAGAATATCAGAATTATTATTTCAAAAAAAACTGAGTGCTGAAAACTGTAGATTTCAGGATGTTTCAGTTTTTGAAATAGCCCAAAATGAACAATTAAATCTTGAAATGCAGGATATGTTTATCCAATACGAATTAACCCGTCTGACAAAGCAGGAAGCCGTAACCTATAACAATTTTAAACAAACATTTTCAGAATTGGACGATCTCGGAAAGCGCTTTTACAAACCTGTTCCGACAGAAGAGAAATCCGCCCTGAAAAACAAATTTGACCTTTCGTATGAAAAAGCATTGGTTCAACTCAAGCAACTTTCAGAGATACAACTTTCTGAAGGCAGGTCTCTGAATGCAAGTTCTAATCGAATCATGGCGCACAATTCCTTTCTGACAAATTTTGAACTGCTCTTAGTCATTATCATTGCCGCCTTTTTATTCAATCTTTTGTTTGCATCCAAAAGTTTAATTACCCGTCCTGTTTCGAATGCACAACTGAATTGA
- a CDS encoding L-serine ammonia-lyase: protein MEYISVFDVFKIGVGPSSSHTLGPWKAALQFMNRCHKKGIILQDAHLEVFLYGSLSLTGKGHATDLAVIMGLAGYEPDVVDTNRIPDIISKITTDCFLNIADFKVRFDPQKDIRFEKEFLPFHANGMLFRITEANHNVHTDVYYSLGGGFICREGEDMTKHDESKPHPFPIQNSKELIRYCNGHNLHISEVVMENEKVDRPEWEVRSELLRIWETMFESLYIGCHTNGFLPGPLNVRRRAAPVNLKLLPDAVYQNKEEWLASIRNTKFEFQDIFKWISSFAIGVNEVNASFGRIVTAPTNGSAGVIPAVLMYYLSFVNKNAGESEIVKYLCTCGEIGSIFKKGSTISAAMGGCQAEIGVSSAMAAAGLAELMGANPEQCIIAAEIAMEHHLGMTCDPIGGLVQIPCIERNSMGAIKAINAAEIAVDRNPSDVKVPLDNVIATMWETAKDMHRKYKETSEGGLATAVNIIDC from the coding sequence ATGGAATATATAAGCGTATTTGATGTTTTTAAAATTGGTGTCGGGCCATCCAGTTCACATACATTGGGTCCATGGAAAGCTGCCCTTCAATTTATGAACAGGTGTCATAAAAAAGGAATCATACTTCAGGATGCACATCTGGAAGTATTTCTTTACGGTTCACTTTCGCTCACCGGCAAAGGACATGCGACGGATCTGGCGGTAATAATGGGTCTTGCCGGTTACGAACCGGATGTAGTGGACACAAACAGAATTCCGGATATTATTTCAAAAATAACAACCGATTGTTTTCTGAATATTGCTGATTTTAAGGTACGGTTTGACCCACAGAAGGATATTCGCTTCGAAAAAGAATTTTTGCCTTTTCATGCCAACGGCATGTTATTTAGAATAACTGAAGCCAACCACAATGTCCATACAGATGTATATTATTCATTGGGTGGAGGATTTATTTGCAGAGAAGGAGAAGACATGACCAAACATGATGAAAGCAAGCCACATCCTTTCCCAATACAAAACTCTAAAGAGCTGATTCGATATTGCAACGGCCATAATCTTCATATTTCAGAGGTGGTGATGGAAAATGAAAAAGTGGATCGTCCAGAGTGGGAAGTCCGATCTGAACTTTTAAGAATATGGGAAACGATGTTTGAGTCATTGTACATTGGCTGTCATACAAATGGATTTCTGCCCGGACCTTTAAATGTGAGACGGAGAGCTGCCCCTGTAAATCTAAAATTACTTCCTGATGCAGTTTATCAGAATAAAGAAGAATGGCTGGCATCTATCCGAAACACGAAGTTTGAATTTCAGGATATTTTTAAGTGGATTAGCAGTTTTGCCATAGGCGTAAATGAAGTCAATGCTTCCTTCGGACGTATTGTTACTGCCCCTACTAACGGGAGTGCCGGGGTTATTCCTGCTGTATTGATGTATTATTTGTCATTTGTAAACAAAAATGCAGGAGAAAGTGAAATTGTAAAATATTTATGTACCTGCGGGGAAATAGGCAGTATTTTTAAAAAAGGATCCACTATATCCGCAGCGATGGGTGGTTGTCAGGCAGAAATAGGTGTGTCATCTGCAATGGCCGCAGCAGGGCTTGCTGAGTTGATGGGAGCAAATCCTGAACAATGTATTATTGCTGCTGAGATTGCGATGGAGCATCATCTCGGTATGACTTGTGATCCGATCGGCGGTTTGGTGCAGATACCTTGTATCGAACGCAACTCTATGGGTGCAATAAAAGCTATTAATGCCGCTGAAATTGCCGTGGACAGAAATCCTTCCGATGTAAAAGTTCCATTGGATAATGTCATCGCCACCATGTGGGAAACAGCAAAAGACATGCATCGAAAGTATAAAGAAACCTCAGAAGGAGGATTAGCCACAGCTGTTAACATTATCGATTGTTAG
- a CDS encoding sodium ion-translocating decarboxylase subunit beta, producing the protein MMDILKGLYEMTAFGALIENPFSLVMIFVALCLLYLGIYKRFEPLLLVPIAFGVFLANFPGGNMGVVQSTEANGIMHLTILEIARDYGIMNMLYYLLIKTGLLPPLIFLGVGAMTDFGPMLRNLRLAYFGAAAQIGIFSVLVAAVLLGFTLKEAAALGIIGGADGPTAIYTSIILAPHLLGPIAIAAYSYMALVPVIIPMVVKFTMSEKELKINMKKQDKLFPPKVQINNIKTLKIIFPIVLCALVAILVPSSVPLVGMLLFGNLIKEIGSDTHRLFSAASETIMNTATIFLGLTVGATMTADTFLNPQTLFIIIGGFFAFVLSVTGGILAVKAYNLFAKKKINPLIGATGLSAVPMSSRVANDIALKYDPNNHILQYAMSSNIAGVIGSAVAAGVLISFLR; encoded by the coding sequence ATGATGGATATATTAAAAGGTCTGTATGAGATGACGGCTTTCGGTGCTCTCATTGAAAATCCGTTCTCTTTAGTGATGATTTTTGTAGCATTGTGCCTACTATACCTTGGCATTTACAAAAGATTTGAGCCATTATTACTGGTACCTATCGCATTTGGAGTGTTTCTGGCAAATTTTCCGGGTGGAAATATGGGAGTAGTACAATCAACGGAAGCTAATGGAATTATGCACTTAACGATTCTTGAAATAGCCAGGGATTATGGTATCATGAATATGCTGTACTATCTTTTGATAAAGACCGGACTCTTGCCACCACTTATATTTCTGGGAGTTGGAGCTATGACGGATTTTGGCCCCATGTTGCGAAATCTGAGATTAGCATATTTTGGAGCAGCGGCTCAGATTGGTATATTTTCAGTATTGGTTGCAGCAGTTTTATTGGGATTCACCCTTAAAGAAGCAGCAGCGTTAGGCATCATAGGAGGAGCAGATGGTCCGACAGCAATATATACCAGTATTATTCTCGCACCCCATTTATTAGGTCCCATCGCCATTGCAGCGTATTCTTATATGGCTCTTGTGCCGGTCATTATTCCTATGGTAGTAAAATTCACCATGTCAGAAAAGGAACTGAAAATCAACATGAAAAAACAGGATAAACTATTCCCGCCGAAAGTCCAGATAAACAATATTAAGACATTAAAAATTATCTTTCCGATTGTTCTTTGCGCTTTGGTGGCCATATTGGTTCCATCATCAGTGCCTTTGGTAGGTATGCTACTTTTCGGAAATCTTATCAAAGAGATCGGATCAGACACCCACAGACTGTTTTCAGCAGCATCGGAAACGATTATGAATACCGCTACTATTTTTTTGGGATTGACAGTCGGAGCTACGATGACGGCAGATACTTTTCTGAATCCACAGACACTTTTCATCATTATTGGAGGTTTTTTTGCCTTTGTCCTATCCGTTACCGGAGGAATATTGGCAGTCAAAGCGTATAACCTGTTTGCAAAGAAGAAAATAAACCCGTTGATCGGTGCAACAGGTCTGAGTGCAGTGCCCATGTCATCACGTGTAGCAAACGACATAGCTCTTAAATATGATCCAAACAACCACATTCTGCAATATGCCATGTCCAGCAACATAGCTGGTGTAATAGGGAGTGCTGTGGCTGCAGGAGTACTTATTTCATTTCTTCGATAA
- a CDS encoding oxaloacetate decarboxylase codes for MRKEIKLALVYRDMWQSAGKYVPTADQLCEVAPAIVDMGCFTRVETNGGGFEQVNLLFGENPNIAVRRWTKAFNEAGVQTQMLERGLNGLRMSPVPADVRKLMFKVKKLQGTDISRSFDGLNNPQNLALSFQYAKEGGMIAQGALSLTVSPIHSVDYFINLAESFIELGAEEICLKDMAGIARPVSVGKIVKGIRERHPDIIIQYHGHSTPGFSVASSLEAARNGADIIDVGMEPISWGTGHADLLTIHAMLKDAGFIVPDINMRAYMQVRSLTQKFIDDFLGYYISSKNREMNSLLIGPGLPGGMMGSLMSDLEQNLSSLNNWLSKNNRPQLTQDDLLIKLFDEVEYAWPKLGYPPLVTPFSQYVKNVALMNVIQMEKGNDRWSMIDENTWNMILGQQGQLSGPVDPDIVSLAKTQGRTFYNGNPQDLYPDELENYRSKMKEKGWDTGQDDEELMEYAMHPTQYEAYKSGDAKQKFEDELSKKKEAKNPKVAVQGQTKNEPTKVANQQPKELNLEINGEKYNVKIQYPSADSNVKVSEPNLSEILQTNTSGSNNSNGVKYVTSPLEGKFFLTRQSGDKAVAIGDKINKGDTIAYIEAMKVINAITSQHSGTVSEILVNHGADVEEDDQLIKLT; via the coding sequence ATGCGTAAAGAAATAAAATTAGCTTTGGTGTACAGAGATATGTGGCAATCTGCGGGTAAGTATGTGCCTACAGCAGATCAGTTGTGTGAAGTTGCTCCGGCTATTGTTGATATGGGATGTTTTACCAGAGTCGAAACCAATGGCGGAGGCTTTGAGCAGGTAAATTTACTTTTTGGCGAAAACCCCAATATAGCTGTCAGGAGATGGACCAAAGCATTTAATGAAGCAGGTGTTCAGACTCAAATGCTGGAAAGAGGGCTTAATGGTTTGCGAATGAGTCCTGTACCGGCTGACGTCAGAAAACTGATGTTTAAAGTCAAAAAATTGCAGGGAACAGATATCTCCCGATCCTTTGACGGTTTGAACAATCCTCAAAACCTTGCGCTTTCATTCCAATATGCCAAAGAAGGAGGTATGATTGCTCAGGGAGCACTTAGCCTTACGGTATCCCCTATTCATAGTGTTGATTACTTTATCAATCTGGCAGAATCTTTCATCGAATTGGGAGCAGAAGAAATTTGTTTGAAAGATATGGCAGGCATTGCACGTCCTGTTTCTGTTGGTAAAATTGTAAAAGGAATCAGAGAGAGACATCCTGACATCATTATTCAATATCATGGCCATTCTACACCCGGATTTTCGGTTGCTTCTTCATTAGAAGCAGCCCGAAATGGTGCCGATATTATTGATGTCGGAATGGAACCCATCTCCTGGGGTACCGGTCATGCTGATTTATTGACTATACATGCTATGCTCAAAGATGCAGGTTTTATTGTTCCGGATATAAATATGAGGGCATACATGCAAGTGCGTTCACTTACTCAAAAATTTATAGATGACTTTCTGGGATATTATATCAGTTCCAAAAACAGAGAAATGAATTCATTGCTGATCGGACCTGGTTTGCCTGGCGGGATGATGGGCAGCCTGATGTCTGATTTGGAACAAAATCTAAGCAGTCTCAACAATTGGCTGAGTAAAAATAATCGTCCACAATTGACTCAGGATGATCTGTTAATCAAATTATTTGATGAAGTAGAGTACGCATGGCCAAAACTGGGGTATCCACCTTTGGTAACTCCCTTCAGCCAATATGTCAAAAATGTTGCTTTGATGAATGTTATTCAGATGGAAAAAGGAAATGACCGATGGTCTATGATAGATGAAAACACATGGAACATGATTCTCGGTCAGCAAGGACAATTGTCAGGACCTGTAGATCCGGATATTGTGTCATTGGCAAAAACGCAGGGACGAACATTTTATAACGGTAATCCACAGGATCTATACCCTGATGAGTTGGAAAATTACCGATCAAAAATGAAAGAAAAAGGATGGGACACCGGTCAGGATGATGAAGAACTGATGGAATATGCCATGCACCCTACACAATATGAAGCTTATAAGTCGGGAGATGCAAAACAAAAGTTTGAGGATGAATTATCAAAAAAGAAAGAAGCTAAAAACCCGAAAGTTGCAGTTCAGGGACAAACAAAGAACGAGCCGACAAAAGTAGCCAACCAACAGCCCAAAGAGTTGAATCTAGAAATAAACGGTGAAAAATATAATGTAAAAATTCAATATCCGTCAGCAGATTCCAACGTAAAAGTATCAGAACCAAATCTCAGCGAAATTCTTCAAACGAATACAAGCGGGTCAAATAATTCCAATGGTGTAAAATATGTTACTTCTCCCTTAGAAGGCAAATTTTTTCTTACCAGACAATCGGGAGATAAAGCGGTGGCGATAGGTGATAAAATAAACAAAGGAGATACAATTGCATATATTGAAGCCATGAAAGTCATTAATGCTATCACGTCACAACACAGTGGTACTGTTTCAGAGATTCTGGTAAATCACGGTGCAGATGTAGAGGAGGATGACCAATTGATAAAGTTAACCTGA